The following coding sequences lie in one Nitrospirota bacterium genomic window:
- the nifJ gene encoding pyruvate:ferredoxin (flavodoxin) oxidoreductase has product MSRKMVTMDGCTACAHTVHATNEIITIYPITPSSPIAEICDSKSAAGQLNIWGSVPKVGMMQSEAGVAGAVHGSLAAGAVATTCTCSQGLLLMVPNMYKIAGELTPTVFHITARSLACQGLSIFGDHSDVMATRGTGFALLASRNVQEAMDFALIAQAATLESRIPFLHFFDGFRTSHELAKIEEVTFDDMKAMIDNSKIVEHRMRGLTPDRPSMRGTAQNPDVYFQGRETVNKYYNSVPGIVQKAMDKFAKLVGRQYKLFEYHGAPDAERIVVVMASGGEVVQSTVDYLNAKGGKVGVIHVRLYRPFDTAAFASEIPASVKSIVVLDRTKEPGATGEPLYLDVRTAVGEAIEQGIGKLKKYPVIVGGRYGLGSKDFTPAMAKAVFDNLSESKPKNHFTVGINDDVTNTSLKYDPSFDIEGEGTVRAMFYGLGADGTVGANKNTIKIIGSETTNHAQGYFVYDSKKSGSITTSHVRFGKGNITSPYLISKANFIACHNTSFLEKYNMLGNAEEGAIFLLTTSHGKDEVWDSLPKEVQEALIAKKMKFYIIDAIALAEELGLGNRINMIMQTAFFVISGVVTKDEAITAIKREIKKTYQKKGDKVVEMNYAAVDKAIANIVEVPVPAKATSKLTMRKAVSDDAPAFVKNVTAKIIEGYGDALPVSAMPIDGTWPTATTQYEKRNIALHIPVWEPDACIQCGTCSFVCPHASIRIKAYDPSNLASAPKEYKSVDATGKEFAGMKFTVQVAPEDCVGCGSCVEVCPGRKKDAAGKRTEVKAINMGLQEPIRYKEADNYKFFLNLPETDPSKYKINTLKGSQLVRPLFEYSGSCAGCGETPYLKLLTQLFGDRLMVANATGCSSIYGGNLPTTPYAKRADGRGPSWANSLFEDNAEFGLGMRQTVDKFNAQAGELLDTLSPKFSGQKPLIDAIKNADQTNLEGIEAQRARVADLKKILAGDTSDEAKSLISLADYLIEKSVWVIGGDGWGYDIGYGGVDQVLASGENINILIMDTEVYSNTGGQMSKATPRGAVAQFAAGGKRTGKKNIGLIMSTYGHVYVAQVAFGGNPAQTIKAFVEAEAYKGPSLIIAYSTCIAQGINTTKSVEIMKEAVSTGYWPLYRYNPALEAEGKTPMQLDSKEPAGSLADYCYAQNRYQQLRVSKPEIAAKLMKEAEADVKRRWNILKHWASWTPSE; this is encoded by the coding sequence ATGAGTAGAAAGATGGTAACTATGGACGGTTGTACGGCTTGCGCACATACTGTTCATGCTACAAACGAAATAATAACAATTTATCCGATTACGCCGTCATCACCGATAGCGGAAATTTGCGATTCTAAATCAGCCGCCGGACAGCTCAACATATGGGGCTCTGTGCCAAAAGTCGGTATGATGCAATCTGAGGCCGGTGTGGCCGGTGCTGTGCACGGCTCCCTTGCTGCCGGCGCTGTTGCCACCACATGTACATGCTCCCAGGGACTCCTTCTCATGGTTCCAAATATGTACAAAATAGCCGGTGAGCTGACCCCCACCGTGTTTCACATCACTGCGCGTTCACTTGCCTGTCAGGGTCTTTCCATATTCGGTGACCACTCAGACGTTATGGCTACAAGAGGCACAGGTTTTGCCCTCCTCGCTTCCAGAAACGTTCAGGAGGCTATGGACTTTGCTCTCATCGCTCAGGCCGCCACTTTAGAGTCACGTATTCCTTTTCTGCATTTCTTTGACGGATTCAGAACCTCACATGAGCTTGCAAAAATTGAAGAGGTCACTTTTGACGACATGAAGGCCATGATTGACAACAGCAAAATTGTGGAGCACCGCATGAGAGGTCTAACTCCTGACAGACCCTCTATGCGCGGTACCGCACAGAACCCGGATGTTTATTTCCAGGGTCGTGAAACTGTCAATAAGTACTATAACTCAGTGCCTGGCATAGTCCAAAAAGCTATGGATAAGTTTGCTAAGCTAGTTGGCCGTCAGTACAAGCTTTTCGAATATCACGGTGCTCCTGATGCCGAGCGAATTGTTGTTGTTATGGCCTCCGGCGGTGAGGTTGTACAAAGTACAGTTGACTATTTAAACGCTAAGGGCGGAAAAGTCGGTGTTATACATGTAAGACTCTACAGACCTTTTGATACGGCAGCATTTGCATCCGAAATACCTGCCTCAGTGAAATCCATCGTCGTGTTGGACAGAACGAAAGAGCCAGGCGCTACCGGCGAACCCTTATACCTTGACGTCAGAACAGCCGTCGGTGAGGCTATAGAACAAGGTATCGGCAAACTTAAGAAGTATCCGGTAATCGTAGGCGGTCGTTACGGCCTTGGTTCCAAAGACTTTACGCCTGCTATGGCAAAAGCTGTCTTTGACAACCTCTCGGAGAGCAAACCCAAAAACCACTTCACCGTCGGTATTAACGACGATGTTACAAACACAAGCCTTAAGTACGACCCGTCATTTGACATAGAAGGCGAGGGGACAGTACGTGCGATGTTCTATGGCCTTGGAGCAGACGGCACTGTCGGAGCTAACAAAAATACAATTAAAATTATCGGCAGCGAGACCACTAATCATGCTCAGGGCTATTTCGTGTACGACTCTAAGAAGTCAGGCTCTATTACCACCTCGCATGTCCGCTTCGGTAAAGGCAATATCACATCCCCTTACCTTATATCCAAAGCGAACTTTATCGCCTGCCATAACACGTCATTTCTCGAAAAATACAACATGCTTGGCAATGCCGAGGAGGGCGCCATATTTCTGTTGACCACCTCCCACGGTAAAGATGAAGTGTGGGATAGTTTACCTAAAGAAGTGCAAGAGGCGTTAATTGCCAAAAAAATGAAGTTTTATATAATTGACGCTATAGCGCTGGCAGAGGAACTAGGACTGGGTAACAGAATCAATATGATAATGCAGACAGCCTTCTTTGTAATCTCCGGCGTTGTAACCAAAGATGAGGCTATCACAGCCATCAAGCGGGAAATCAAGAAGACTTATCAGAAGAAAGGCGATAAAGTCGTTGAAATGAACTATGCGGCAGTGGACAAGGCTATCGCCAATATTGTAGAAGTACCGGTGCCTGCTAAGGCCACAAGTAAGTTAACGATGCGTAAAGCCGTCTCTGACGATGCTCCGGCGTTTGTTAAGAACGTAACGGCTAAAATAATTGAGGGATACGGTGATGCACTCCCAGTATCTGCGATGCCGATTGACGGTACGTGGCCCACTGCAACCACCCAGTACGAAAAGAGAAACATAGCGCTGCATATCCCTGTGTGGGAACCGGACGCTTGCATTCAGTGCGGCACGTGTTCGTTTGTATGCCCGCATGCTTCTATAAGAATAAAGGCTTATGATCCCTCCAATCTGGCAAGTGCGCCTAAAGAGTACAAATCGGTGGATGCTACAGGTAAGGAATTTGCCGGTATGAAGTTTACAGTTCAGGTAGCGCCTGAGGACTGCGTTGGCTGCGGGTCATGCGTAGAGGTATGCCCTGGCCGTAAGAAAGATGCAGCTGGGAAACGCACCGAGGTTAAAGCTATCAACATGGGTTTGCAAGAGCCAATTCGTTATAAAGAGGCCGACAACTACAAGTTCTTCCTAAATCTCCCTGAAACAGACCCCTCAAAATACAAAATCAATACCCTTAAGGGAAGTCAGCTCGTAAGACCGCTGTTTGAGTACTCCGGTTCTTGTGCAGGCTGCGGCGAGACCCCATATCTTAAACTTCTCACTCAGCTCTTTGGCGACAGACTTATGGTAGCTAACGCCACCGGTTGTTCCTCTATCTATGGCGGTAACCTGCCTACCACGCCTTATGCTAAGAGAGCAGACGGCAGAGGACCAAGTTGGGCAAACTCCCTGTTTGAGGACAATGCCGAGTTTGGTCTCGGTATGAGGCAGACAGTTGATAAGTTTAACGCACAGGCAGGCGAACTTCTTGACACATTAAGCCCTAAGTTTTCCGGGCAGAAGCCACTCATTGATGCAATCAAAAACGCCGACCAGACCAACTTAGAGGGTATTGAGGCACAAAGGGCAAGGGTTGCCGATCTTAAAAAAATCCTTGCAGGAGATACCTCCGATGAGGCTAAGAGTCTCATATCACTTGCCGACTATCTTATTGAAAAATCTGTCTGGGTGATTGGCGGAGATGGCTGGGGTTATGACATCGGTTATGGCGGAGTTGACCAGGTGCTGGCCTCCGGTGAAAACATAAATATTCTTATAATGGACACCGAGGTTTATTCAAATACCGGTGGACAGATGTCAAAGGCAACACCTAGGGGAGCTGTCGCACAGTTTGCCGCTGGTGGTAAGAGAACAGGCAAAAAGAACATAGGCTTAATCATGTCAACATACGGCCATGTTTATGTTGCACAGGTGGCCTTTGGAGGCAATCCGGCTCAGACAATAAAAGCATTTGTTGAGGCTGAAGCGTATAAAGGCCCATCGCTTATAATTGCCTACTCAACCTGTATCGCACAGGGAATAAACACCACTAAGTCAGTAGAAATAATGAAAGAAGCAGTCAGCACAGGTTATTGGCCGTTATACAGGTATAACCCTGCACTTGAGGCTGAGGGTAAAACCCCTATGCAGTTAGACAGCAAAGAACCGGCTGGCTCACTGGCCGATTACTGCTATGCTCAGAACAGATACCAGCAACTGAGGGTATCGAAGCCTGAGATTGCAGCAAAGCTTATGAAAGAAGCCGAAGCCGATGTCAAGAGGAGATGGAATATCCTTAAACACTGGGCAAGCTGGACACCTTCTGAATAA
- a CDS encoding phosphoribosylglycinamide formyltransferase — MTKVGVLASGRGSNFQSIIDAVKSGYLNVSIECLITNNADAFAIERAKAYGITSMAILEKDFRTKDDYYRKITTELQTLGVNLVVLAGFMKLVGKALIEAFPMRIMNIHPALLPSFKGLHAQRQALKYGVKISGCTVHFVDEGLDTGPIIIQAAVPVLSNDTEDTLSERILKYEHEIYPRAIKLFADGALSFEGRVVKIAE; from the coding sequence ATGACAAAAGTGGGAGTGCTGGCCTCAGGGCGCGGCTCTAATTTTCAATCTATAATAGATGCCGTCAAAAGCGGATATCTGAATGTTTCTATTGAGTGTCTTATTACAAATAACGCAGATGCCTTTGCCATAGAAAGGGCAAAAGCCTACGGCATTACCTCAATGGCCATTTTAGAGAAAGATTTTAGAACTAAAGACGATTACTATAGAAAAATAACAACCGAACTTCAAACATTAGGGGTCAACCTTGTCGTTTTAGCCGGATTTATGAAACTCGTTGGTAAAGCATTGATTGAGGCCTTTCCGATGAGGATTATGAACATTCATCCTGCACTTTTGCCGTCCTTTAAAGGGCTCCACGCTCAGAGACAAGCCCTTAAGTACGGGGTAAAGATATCTGGCTGCACTGTGCATTTTGTAGATGAGGGATTAGATACGGGGCCAATAATAATTCAGGCTGCAGTGCCTGTATTATCTAATGATACGGAGGATACTCTGTCAGAACGGATACTTAAGTATGAACATGAAATATATCCCCGTGCAATTAAACTTTTTGCTGATGGTGCACTTTCTTTTGAAGGCAGAGTGGTTAAAATAGCTGAGTAA
- the rsmI gene encoding 16S rRNA (cytidine(1402)-2'-O)-methyltransferase: protein MKGDLYVVSTPIGNLEDITLRALRVLKEVDIIAVEDTRRTIKLLNHFDISKPMISYYREKERVRSQEVIDKINDGFSAALVTDAGTPGISDPGEVLVKEAIAAGINVIAVPGATAHTAALSISGLPTGRFTFAGFLSSKPTHRKKQLAELKGIDNTLVFYEAPHRILEFLDDLLEVFGNREMSLSREITKMYEETLRGSVSYVLEEIKEHTIAGEYVAVVAGIEPVSVSFADALKEVRGLISAGAKRKEAVEEVSLATGISKKLLYKESLETDGVNIV from the coding sequence ATGAAAGGCGACCTTTATGTAGTATCCACTCCGATAGGCAACCTTGAGGACATCACACTCAGAGCTCTTAGGGTGCTGAAAGAGGTGGACATTATAGCGGTAGAGGACACAAGACGCACGATAAAACTCTTAAACCACTTCGACATCTCTAAACCAATGATCAGCTACTACAGGGAAAAGGAACGGGTACGGTCGCAGGAGGTTATAGATAAGATAAATGACGGTTTCAGCGCAGCACTTGTGACCGATGCCGGAACTCCAGGAATATCTGACCCTGGTGAGGTACTTGTAAAAGAAGCTATAGCTGCCGGAATTAACGTTATAGCAGTACCAGGAGCCACAGCACATACGGCGGCTCTTTCCATCTCAGGGCTTCCCACAGGCAGGTTCACCTTTGCCGGTTTCCTGTCCAGTAAACCCACACACAGGAAAAAGCAGCTTGCTGAGCTTAAGGGGATTGACAACACGTTGGTGTTTTATGAGGCACCGCACAGGATTTTGGAGTTCCTTGATGATCTGCTTGAGGTCTTTGGTAACAGGGAAATGTCCCTTTCCAGAGAAATCACAAAAATGTACGAGGAAACGCTGAGAGGTTCGGTTTCATATGTGCTGGAGGAAATTAAAGAGCACACGATAGCAGGTGAGTATGTAGCTGTGGTAGCTGGCATAGAGCCGGTAAGCGTTTCCTTTGCTGATGCACTGAAAGAAGTCAGAGGGCTAATCAGTGCCGGAGCAAAACGAAAAGAGGCAGTTGAAGAGGTCTCTCTTGCAACCGGCATCAGTAAGAAACTTCTGTATAAGGAAAGCTTAGAAACTGACGGAGTGAACATAGTATGA
- a CDS encoding ferritin family protein codes for MESYSIREVLEMAVRTEMLGNSYYTELAAKFKNDSEFNSLFTKLADAEKSHIVVFTALREKLGNDEPEGWQEVSEYMRAYVESAFFLGKDKAMLHMTNVTEPMGAVLLAMGFEKETLLFFHALRDAVTEKNILDEVINEEKKHILWLSKLKEHYVRG; via the coding sequence ATGGAAAGTTATTCGATAAGAGAAGTGCTGGAGATGGCAGTGAGGACTGAGATGCTTGGGAATTCGTACTATACCGAGTTGGCGGCTAAATTTAAAAACGATTCTGAATTTAACAGTCTTTTTACAAAACTGGCAGATGCTGAGAAGTCCCACATAGTGGTTTTTACAGCGTTGCGGGAAAAACTGGGAAATGACGAGCCCGAGGGCTGGCAGGAGGTTTCAGAGTATATGCGGGCTTATGTAGAGTCTGCGTTTTTTCTTGGCAAAGACAAGGCAATGCTCCACATGACTAATGTAACCGAACCTATGGGCGCTGTGTTGCTTGCTATGGGATTTGAAAAGGAAACCCTGCTTTTTTTCCATGCTCTCAGAGATGCTGTCACAGAAAAGAACATACTGGATGAGGTGATAAATGAAGAGAAAAAACACATCCTGTGGCTTTCTAAACTTAAAGAACACTATGTCAGAGGCTAA
- a CDS encoding NAD+ synthase: MKTLRVALAQINPTVGDIKGNTEKIIDYIERSKTLCADIVAFPELAITGYPPEDLLLKPGFIRDNVKSLQEIQKHTQGIAAIIGFVDMKEDIYNAAAIFYNYNLCDVYHKLYLPNYGVFDEIRYFKQGSSLPIYEVAGCKIGVSICEDIWYPEGPPYTQALHGAEVVININASPYGLNKFKMKEAMLKTRAFDCRSFVAYLNMTGGQDELVFDGRSLIVSPRGDIIMTGAAFSEELIVADLDLESVFHLRLQDPRNRQRAAHSGNNFEIRHVFISDNEADSRTVLPQIQKPQMDTEEEEVYTALVTGTRDYIQKNGFNSVVIGLSGGIDSSLVAAIAVDALGKENVRGVFMPSMFTSDESGADVYDLARRLDISVDEIPIADIFNSYLNSLGSFFKDKPRDITEENLQARVRGNLLMAFSNKFGSMVLTTGNKSEMSVGYATLYGDMAGGFAVIKDVPKVMVYRLCIWKNKNTAVIPESVLTKAPTAELRANQKDTDSLPPYETLDPIIEAYIENDMSFEEITAHGFGAEPVKRAISLIDRSEYKRRQSPPGVKITGRAFGKDRRFPITNGYRGV, translated from the coding sequence ATGAAGACGCTCAGGGTTGCCCTTGCCCAGATTAATCCCACAGTTGGGGATATTAAGGGTAATACGGAAAAAATCATTGATTACATCGAGAGGTCTAAGACTCTCTGTGCCGATATTGTTGCTTTTCCTGAGCTTGCCATAACTGGATATCCTCCGGAGGATTTGCTTCTTAAACCAGGCTTTATCAGAGATAACGTAAAGTCGCTTCAGGAAATTCAAAAACATACGCAGGGGATAGCTGCCATTATTGGATTTGTTGACATGAAAGAGGATATTTATAATGCCGCCGCAATTTTTTATAATTATAACCTATGTGACGTTTACCATAAACTGTATCTTCCAAACTACGGCGTATTTGACGAAATACGGTATTTTAAACAGGGCAGTTCGCTGCCAATTTATGAGGTGGCAGGGTGTAAGATAGGGGTCAGTATATGTGAGGATATATGGTACCCGGAGGGGCCTCCCTACACACAAGCCCTGCACGGGGCTGAGGTAGTTATCAACATTAACGCCTCTCCGTATGGCTTAAATAAATTTAAAATGAAAGAGGCAATGCTAAAAACCCGCGCCTTTGACTGCCGCTCCTTTGTGGCATACTTAAACATGACAGGGGGGCAGGATGAGCTCGTGTTTGACGGTCGCAGCCTCATTGTCAGCCCAAGAGGCGATATAATAATGACTGGAGCGGCATTTTCCGAGGAGTTGATTGTAGCCGATCTTGATTTGGAAAGCGTCTTTCACCTTAGGCTTCAGGATCCGCGAAACAGGCAAAGAGCTGCACATTCAGGGAATAACTTTGAAATCAGGCATGTTTTTATATCTGACAATGAAGCTGATTCCAGGACTGTTCTGCCACAGATTCAAAAGCCGCAAATGGATACGGAAGAAGAGGAGGTATATACCGCTCTTGTTACCGGCACCCGTGACTACATACAAAAAAACGGTTTTAACTCCGTCGTGATTGGGTTAAGCGGAGGGATTGACTCCTCGCTGGTTGCTGCAATTGCAGTGGATGCACTGGGAAAGGAAAATGTGCGGGGAGTTTTTATGCCCTCCATGTTTACATCAGATGAGTCAGGAGCTGACGTGTATGATTTGGCACGGCGGCTTGATATATCGGTTGATGAGATTCCGATAGCGGATATTTTTAATTCATATCTCAATTCGCTTGGTAGTTTTTTTAAGGATAAACCGCGTGACATAACAGAGGAAAATCTGCAGGCAAGGGTGCGCGGGAACCTGCTTATGGCATTTTCAAACAAGTTTGGCAGCATGGTTTTAACAACCGGCAATAAGTCTGAAATGTCGGTGGGTTATGCCACTTTATATGGGGATATGGCAGGAGGGTTTGCCGTCATCAAAGATGTGCCGAAAGTTATGGTGTATAGGCTGTGTATATGGAAAAACAAAAACACTGCGGTAATTCCTGAGTCAGTTTTAACCAAAGCTCCTACAGCAGAGCTAAGGGCTAATCAAAAAGACACTGATAGTTTGCCTCCCTATGAAACACTTGACCCAATCATTGAGGCTTACATAGAAAATGATATGAGTTTTGAGGAGATAACAGCACATGGCTTTGGGGCAGAGCCGGTAAAGAGGGCAATAAGCCTCATAGACAGAAGCGAGTACAAGAGGAGACAGTCACCCCCCGGAGTTAAGATAACCGGACGTGCCTTTGGTAAAGACAGGCGTTTTCCCATCACTAACGGTTACCGTGGTGTGTGA
- a CDS encoding chemotaxis protein CheA — protein sequence MSSDEGLDKGREIFIEEAQELLTELESALLELEENPADTELVGRVFRAMHTIKGSGAMFGYDDIAKFTHEVETTFDMVRNGEIPVTTNLINLTLMARDQIRTMIEASQGGPQVDEARSKEIISGFKLVMAKDSDEKEVASAESVTATDTSTTAQKEAPIGRVSIVTYRVRFRPAPELFATGTNPILLLNELREVGKATIVAQTDAIPTLEDFDPETCLTYWDIVITTDKGIDAIKDVFIFVEDLCEVKIETIDEGGVFDEDERHLKLGEILLSRGDVRLDDLKGVLGKQKKVGQILVELGITDESHVTSALAEQKHIKEVKEQKQKTDAASIRVPSEKLDKLVDLVGELVTVQARLSQTVTDFSDGVLMSISEEVERLTWELRDNTMSIRMLPIGSTFSKFKRLLRDLSADLGKEVNLTTDGADTELDKTVIEKLNDPLVHIIRNSVDHGIEQPDVRVAAGKSRYGTVHLTAGHSGANVLIQIQDDGKGLDKDVLFAKAVEKGIIQPDAELSEKEIFSLIFAPGFSTAQKLTSVSGRGVGMDVVKRNIEALRGTVDIKSTLGVGTTITLKLPLTLAIIDGLLVKVADDFFVIPLSVVQECVELTKEDIARMHNRHISNVRGAIVPYIVVREHFLVDGPRPEVEQIVVTEVEDKRVGFVVDYVIGEHQTVIKTLGRIYRDVEGISGATILGDGTVALIMDIPKLVSVVEKIESSSYETALSA from the coding sequence ATGAGCAGCGATGAGGGATTAGATAAGGGACGGGAGATATTTATAGAGGAGGCTCAGGAGCTCTTAACCGAGCTTGAGTCTGCATTGCTTGAGCTTGAGGAAAACCCGGCTGATACTGAGCTTGTGGGACGCGTCTTTAGAGCAATGCACACGATAAAAGGCTCTGGCGCCATGTTTGGCTATGACGATATCGCTAAATTTACCCACGAGGTGGAAACAACTTTTGACATGGTTAGAAACGGTGAGATACCGGTAACTACGAATCTGATTAATCTAACCCTTATGGCAAGAGACCAAATCAGAACAATGATAGAGGCCTCTCAGGGAGGGCCTCAGGTTGATGAGGCCAGATCAAAAGAAATCATATCCGGCTTTAAGCTCGTCATGGCCAAAGACAGTGATGAAAAAGAGGTTGCCAGCGCTGAAAGTGTAACCGCTACCGATACAAGCACTACCGCGCAGAAGGAGGCACCAATAGGGCGCGTATCCATTGTCACATACCGGGTGAGATTTCGTCCGGCACCGGAGTTGTTTGCTACCGGCACAAATCCCATCCTGCTGCTGAATGAACTCAGGGAGGTCGGCAAGGCTACCATTGTAGCCCAAACCGATGCCATTCCGACTTTGGAGGACTTTGACCCTGAGACGTGTCTTACCTACTGGGATATTGTAATTACAACCGATAAGGGAATTGATGCTATAAAAGATGTATTTATTTTTGTAGAGGACTTATGTGAGGTAAAAATAGAGACAATAGATGAGGGCGGAGTATTTGACGAGGATGAGCGGCATCTGAAACTTGGTGAGATACTGCTTTCCAGGGGAGATGTCCGTCTGGATGACCTTAAGGGTGTTTTGGGTAAGCAAAAGAAGGTAGGACAGATCTTAGTAGAGCTTGGGATTACTGATGAGTCACATGTAACATCTGCTCTTGCCGAACAAAAACACATTAAGGAGGTAAAAGAACAGAAACAAAAGACAGACGCTGCTTCAATCAGGGTTCCCTCGGAAAAACTGGATAAACTTGTGGATTTGGTAGGGGAGCTTGTTACAGTGCAAGCTCGTTTAAGCCAGACAGTTACGGATTTCAGTGACGGCGTGCTCATGTCTATTTCAGAAGAGGTAGAACGGCTTACGTGGGAACTGAGAGACAATACAATGAGTATAAGAATGCTTCCGATAGGCTCGACATTCAGTAAGTTTAAAAGACTGCTCAGGGACTTGTCGGCAGACCTTGGCAAAGAGGTCAACCTGACCACAGACGGGGCTGATACGGAACTGGATAAGACTGTGATAGAGAAGCTCAATGATCCGCTAGTACATATTATAAGAAACAGTGTGGATCACGGCATAGAGCAGCCGGATGTCAGAGTTGCTGCCGGAAAGAGCAGATATGGGACAGTGCATTTGACAGCCGGGCACTCCGGCGCTAACGTGTTGATTCAGATACAGGATGACGGCAAAGGGCTTGATAAGGACGTGTTGTTTGCAAAAGCCGTGGAAAAGGGCATTATCCAGCCGGATGCTGAGCTAAGTGAAAAGGAGATATTTTCGTTAATATTTGCGCCAGGGTTTTCAACCGCACAGAAGCTGACAAGCGTATCCGGGCGCGGTGTGGGTATGGACGTAGTGAAGCGAAATATTGAGGCACTTCGGGGCACTGTTGATATAAAGAGCACACTTGGAGTTGGAACAACAATAACGTTAAAGCTGCCACTGACGCTTGCCATAATAGACGGACTTTTGGTAAAGGTTGCAGATGATTTCTTTGTTATTCCGCTTTCTGTGGTACAAGAGTGCGTAGAGTTAACAAAAGAAGACATTGCGAGAATGCACAACAGGCACATTTCTAATGTAAGAGGCGCCATTGTACCCTACATAGTGGTAAGAGAGCACTTTTTGGTGGATGGTCCCAGGCCGGAGGTTGAGCAAATTGTGGTTACCGAGGTTGAGGACAAGAGGGTTGGATTTGTTGTTGACTACGTAATAGGTGAACACCAGACGGTTATAAAGACTCTTGGCCGGATTTACAGGGATGTGGAGGGAATATCAGGCGCTACAATTTTAGGCGATGGCACTGTTGCATTAATAATGGATATTCCAAAACTTGTCAGCGTTGTGGAAAAAATTGAATCCAGCTCGTATGAAACTGCGCTGAGTGCGTAA
- a CDS encoding response regulator, giving the protein MSKTIMTVDDSASVRQMVSFTLKGAGYTVVEAVDGKDALTKITGAPVNMVITDLNMPNLDGIGLIRAIRALPDFKFIPIIMLTTESQDTRKQEGKSAGATGWIVKPFKPDQLLGVVKKVLG; this is encoded by the coding sequence ATGAGTAAAACAATAATGACAGTGGATGACTCTGCGAGCGTCAGGCAGATGGTGAGCTTCACTTTAAAAGGCGCCGGATATACGGTTGTAGAGGCGGTGGACGGTAAGGATGCTCTCACTAAGATAACGGGAGCACCGGTAAATATGGTGATTACCGACCTTAACATGCCAAACCTGGACGGCATCGGTCTGATAAGGGCAATAAGAGCGCTTCCCGACTTTAAGTTTATCCCTATCATAATGCTTACGACAGAGTCTCAGGATACACGAAAGCAGGAGGGTAAATCGGCAGGTGCTACCGGCTGGATAGTGAAACCGTTTAAACCTGATCAACTGTTAGGAGTTGTTAAGAAGGTGCTTGGATGA
- a CDS encoding STAS domain-containing protein, translated as MFSHKLDKSGELALEGDLTLQNIKDVKDALLNAINKASAVTLNLSRVADVDFSFLQLLRAAQKSCEIREKTLTLENVPKRYQELADESGFAH; from the coding sequence ATGTTTTCTCATAAGTTGGACAAAAGCGGTGAGCTGGCTTTAGAAGGCGATTTAACTTTACAAAACATTAAAGATGTAAAGGATGCACTGCTTAATGCGATAAATAAAGCAAGCGCAGTAACACTGAATTTAAGCAGGGTGGCTGATGTGGATTTCTCGTTTTTGCAACTGTTGCGAGCAGCCCAAAAATCGTGTGAAATAAGGGAAAAAACACTGACACTTGAAAATGTGCCTAAGCGGTATCAAGAGCTGGCCGATGAGTCTGGTTTTGCACATTGA